A part of Peromyscus maniculatus bairdii isolate BWxNUB_F1_BW_parent chromosome 10, HU_Pman_BW_mat_3.1, whole genome shotgun sequence genomic DNA contains:
- the LOC102903529 gene encoding MORF4 family-associated protein 1, which yields MRPLDAVELAEPEEVEVLEPEEDFEQFLLPVIHEMREDIASLTRERGRAPARNRGKLWEMDNMLIQIKTQVEASEESALNHLQGAGGAEPRGPRAEKAEEKAQEMAKMAEMLVQLVRRIEKSESS from the coding sequence ATGCGGCCCCTGGACGCGGTGGAGCTGGCGGAGCCCGAGGAGGTGGAGGTGCTGGAGCCCGAGGAGGACTTCGAGCAGTTTCTGCTGCCCGTCATCCACGAGATGCGCGAGGACATCGCGTCGCTGACGCGCGAGCGCGGGCGCGCGCCGGCGCGCAACCGGGGCAAGCTGTGGGAGATGGACAATATGCTGATCCAGATCAAGACGCAGGTGGAGGCCTCCGAGGAGAGCGCGCTCAACCACCTGCAGGGCGCGGGCGGCGCCGAGCCCCGCGGCCCCCGGGCGGAGAAGGCCGAGGAGAAGGCGCAGGAGATGGCGAAGATGGCCGAGATGCTGGTGCAGCTGGTGCGGCGGATAGAGAAGAGCGAGTCGTCGTGA